One region of Tamandua tetradactyla isolate mTamTet1 chromosome 6, mTamTet1.pri, whole genome shotgun sequence genomic DNA includes:
- the DVL2 gene encoding segment polarity protein dishevelled homolog DVL-2 isoform X2: protein MAGSGAGVGGVGETKVIYHLDEEETPYLVKIPVPAERITLGDFKSVLQRPAGAKYFFKSMDQDFGVVKEEISDDNARLPCFNGRVVSWLVSSDNPQPEMAPPPAHEPRAEQVPPPPPLPPLPPERTSGIGDSRPPSFQNHLCPSSPNVSSSRENLDPETETESVVSLRRERPRRRDSSGGHRPSAPSRLERHLAGYESSSTLMTSELESTSLGDSDEDDTMSRFSSSTEQSSASRLLKRHRRRRKQRPPRLERTSSFSSVTDSTMSLNIITVTLNMEKYNFLGISIVGQSNERGDGGIYIGSIMKGGAVAADGRIEPGDMLLQVNDMNFENMSNDDAVRVLRDIVHKPGPIVLTVAKCWDPSPQAYFTLPRNEPIQPIDPAAWVSHSAALTGTFPAYPGSSSMSTITSGSSLPDGCEGRGLSIHTDMASVTKAMAAPESGLEVRDRMWLKITIPNAFLGSDVVDWLYHHVEGFPERREARKYASGLLKAGLIRHTVNKITFSEQCYYVFGDLSGGCESYLVNLSLNDNDGSSGASDQDTLAPLPGATPWPLLPTFSYQYPAPHPYSPQPPPYHELSSYTYGGGSASSQHSEGSRSSGSTRSDGGAGRAGRPDERAPESKSGSGSESEPSSRGSSLRRGGEPGGTGDGGPPPSRGSSAGAPNLRAHPGLHPYGPPPGMALPYNPMMVVMMPPPPPPVPPAVQPPGAPPVRDLGSVPPELTASRQSFHMAMGNPSEFFVDVM from the exons ATGGCGGGCAGCGGTGCGGGGGTTGGTGGTGTCGGAGAGACGAAGGTGATTTACCATTTGGATGAGGAAGAGACTCCCTACCTGGTGAAGATCCCTGTCCCCGCCGAGCGCATCACCCTGGGCGATTTCAAGAGCGTTCTGCAGCGGCCCGCGGGCGCTAAGTACTTTTTCAAGTCTATGGATCAAGATTTCGG GGTggtgaaggaagaaatttcaGATGACAATGCCCGCCTTCCCTGCTTCAATGGAAGGGTGGTCTCCTGG CTAGTGTCATCAGATAACCCCCAACCAGAGATGGCTCCCCCACCAGCCCACGAGCCTCGGGCAGAACAGgtgcctccaccaccaccattaccCCCTTTGCCACCAGAGAGGACCAGCGGCATTGGTGACTCCAGGCCTCCATCCTTCCA AAACCATCTTTGCCCCTCTAGCCCTAATGTATCCAGCAGCCGGGAAAATCTGGACCCTGAGACAGAGACGGAGTCAGTAGTGTCCCTGAGGCGCGAGCGACCTCGCCGGAGAGACAGCA GTGGGGGCCACAGGCCCAGCGCCCCCTCGAGGCTGGAGCGCCATCTGGCTGGATATGAGAGCTCCTCCACCCTAATGACCAGTGAGCTGGAGAGCACCAGCCTGGGGGACTCAGACGAGGATGACACCATGAGCCG GTTCAGCAGCTCCACGGAGCAGAGCAGCGCCTCCCGCCTCCTCAAACGCCATCGTCGGCGGAGGAAACAGCGGCCGCCCCGCCTGGAAAGG ACCTCGTCCTTCAGCAGCGTCACTGATTCCACAATGTCTCTCAACATCATCACGGTCACACTCAACATGG AGAAGTACAATTTCCTGGGCATCTCCATCGTGGGCCAGAGCAACGAGCGGGGTGACGGCGGCATCTACATTGGCTCCATCATGAAGGGTGGGGCTGTGGCGGCCGATGGGCGCATCGAGCCTGGGGACATGCTCTTGCAG GTGAACGACATGAACTTCGAGAACATGAGCAACGATGACGCAGTGCGGGTGCTGAGGGACATTGTGCACAAACCCGG TCCCATCGTGCTGACTGTGGCCAAGTGTTGGGATCCCTCTCCCCAGGCCTATTTCACTCTCCCCCGAA ACGAGCCCATCCAGCCCATTGACCCTGCCGCCTGGGTCTCCCATTCCGCCGCGCTGACGGGCACCTTCCCAGCCTACCCGGGCTCCTCGTCCATGAGCACCATCACGTCTGGATCTTCTCTGCCTGACG GCTGTGAGGGCAGGGGACTCTCTATCCATACCGACATGGCATCAGTGACCAAGGCCATGGCAGCTCCCGAGTCTGGCCTAGAAGTTCGAGACCGCATGTGGCTCAAAATCACCATCCCTAATGCCTTCCTAG GCTCGGATGTGGTTGACTGGCTCTACCACCACGTGGAGGGCTTCCCGGAGCGGCGGGAGGCCCGCAAGTACGCCAGCGGGCTGCTCAAAGCGGGGCTCATCCGGCACACCGTCAACAAGATCACCTTCTCGGAGCAGTGCTATTATGTCTTCGGAGACCTCAGCGGTGGCTGTGAGAGCT ACTTGGTCAACCTGTCTTTGAATGACAATGATGGCTCCAGTGGGGCTTCAGACCAGGACACCCTGGCTCCTTTGCCTGGGGCCACTCCCTGGCCCCTGCTGCCCACCTTCTCCTACCAGTACCCAGCCCCGCACCCCTacagcccccagccccctccttaCCATGAGCTCTCCTCCTACACCTATGGTGGAGGCAGTGCCAGCAGCCAACACAGTGAGG GGAGCCGGAGCAGTGGGTCGACACGAAGCGATGGGGGGGCAGGGCGTGCAGGGAGGCCTGACGAGCGGGCCCCTGAGTCCAAGTCTGGCAGCGGCAGTGAGTCTGAGCCCTCCAGCCGGGGCAGCAGCCTTCGGCGGGGTGGGGAACCCGGAGGGACTGGTGATGGGGGCCCTCCCCCATCCAGGGGCTCATCAGCAGGTGCTCCCAATCTCCGAGCCCACCCAGGGCTCCATCCCTATGGACCACCCCCTGGCATGGCCCTGCCCTATAACCCCATGATGGTGGTCAtgatgcccccacccccacctcctgtaCCCCCAGCCGTGCAGCCTCCGGGGGCCCCTCCAGTTAGAGACCTGGGCTCCGTACCCCCAGAGTTGACAGCCAGTCGCCAAAGCTTCCACATGGCTATGGGGAACCCCAGTGAGTTCTTTGTAGATGTCATGTAG
- the DVL2 gene encoding segment polarity protein dishevelled homolog DVL-2 isoform X1 produces MAGSGAGVGGVGETKVIYHLDEEETPYLVKIPVPAERITLGDFKSVLQRPAGAKYFFKSMDQDFGVVKEEISDDNARLPCFNGRVVSWLVSSDNPQPEMAPPPAHEPRAEQVPPPPPLPPLPPERTSGIGDSRPPSFQNHLCPSSPNVSSSRENLDPETETESVVSLRRERPRRRDSSEHSGGGHRPSAPSRLERHLAGYESSSTLMTSELESTSLGDSDEDDTMSRFSSSTEQSSASRLLKRHRRRRKQRPPRLERTSSFSSVTDSTMSLNIITVTLNMEKYNFLGISIVGQSNERGDGGIYIGSIMKGGAVAADGRIEPGDMLLQVNDMNFENMSNDDAVRVLRDIVHKPGPIVLTVAKCWDPSPQAYFTLPRNEPIQPIDPAAWVSHSAALTGTFPAYPGSSSMSTITSGSSLPDGCEGRGLSIHTDMASVTKAMAAPESGLEVRDRMWLKITIPNAFLGSDVVDWLYHHVEGFPERREARKYASGLLKAGLIRHTVNKITFSEQCYYVFGDLSGGCESYLVNLSLNDNDGSSGASDQDTLAPLPGATPWPLLPTFSYQYPAPHPYSPQPPPYHELSSYTYGGGSASSQHSEGSRSSGSTRSDGGAGRAGRPDERAPESKSGSGSESEPSSRGSSLRRGGEPGGTGDGGPPPSRGSSAGAPNLRAHPGLHPYGPPPGMALPYNPMMVVMMPPPPPPVPPAVQPPGAPPVRDLGSVPPELTASRQSFHMAMGNPSEFFVDVM; encoded by the exons ATGGCGGGCAGCGGTGCGGGGGTTGGTGGTGTCGGAGAGACGAAGGTGATTTACCATTTGGATGAGGAAGAGACTCCCTACCTGGTGAAGATCCCTGTCCCCGCCGAGCGCATCACCCTGGGCGATTTCAAGAGCGTTCTGCAGCGGCCCGCGGGCGCTAAGTACTTTTTCAAGTCTATGGATCAAGATTTCGG GGTggtgaaggaagaaatttcaGATGACAATGCCCGCCTTCCCTGCTTCAATGGAAGGGTGGTCTCCTGG CTAGTGTCATCAGATAACCCCCAACCAGAGATGGCTCCCCCACCAGCCCACGAGCCTCGGGCAGAACAGgtgcctccaccaccaccattaccCCCTTTGCCACCAGAGAGGACCAGCGGCATTGGTGACTCCAGGCCTCCATCCTTCCA AAACCATCTTTGCCCCTCTAGCCCTAATGTATCCAGCAGCCGGGAAAATCTGGACCCTGAGACAGAGACGGAGTCAGTAGTGTCCCTGAGGCGCGAGCGACCTCGCCGGAGAGACAGCAGTGAGCACAGCG GTGGGGGCCACAGGCCCAGCGCCCCCTCGAGGCTGGAGCGCCATCTGGCTGGATATGAGAGCTCCTCCACCCTAATGACCAGTGAGCTGGAGAGCACCAGCCTGGGGGACTCAGACGAGGATGACACCATGAGCCG GTTCAGCAGCTCCACGGAGCAGAGCAGCGCCTCCCGCCTCCTCAAACGCCATCGTCGGCGGAGGAAACAGCGGCCGCCCCGCCTGGAAAGG ACCTCGTCCTTCAGCAGCGTCACTGATTCCACAATGTCTCTCAACATCATCACGGTCACACTCAACATGG AGAAGTACAATTTCCTGGGCATCTCCATCGTGGGCCAGAGCAACGAGCGGGGTGACGGCGGCATCTACATTGGCTCCATCATGAAGGGTGGGGCTGTGGCGGCCGATGGGCGCATCGAGCCTGGGGACATGCTCTTGCAG GTGAACGACATGAACTTCGAGAACATGAGCAACGATGACGCAGTGCGGGTGCTGAGGGACATTGTGCACAAACCCGG TCCCATCGTGCTGACTGTGGCCAAGTGTTGGGATCCCTCTCCCCAGGCCTATTTCACTCTCCCCCGAA ACGAGCCCATCCAGCCCATTGACCCTGCCGCCTGGGTCTCCCATTCCGCCGCGCTGACGGGCACCTTCCCAGCCTACCCGGGCTCCTCGTCCATGAGCACCATCACGTCTGGATCTTCTCTGCCTGACG GCTGTGAGGGCAGGGGACTCTCTATCCATACCGACATGGCATCAGTGACCAAGGCCATGGCAGCTCCCGAGTCTGGCCTAGAAGTTCGAGACCGCATGTGGCTCAAAATCACCATCCCTAATGCCTTCCTAG GCTCGGATGTGGTTGACTGGCTCTACCACCACGTGGAGGGCTTCCCGGAGCGGCGGGAGGCCCGCAAGTACGCCAGCGGGCTGCTCAAAGCGGGGCTCATCCGGCACACCGTCAACAAGATCACCTTCTCGGAGCAGTGCTATTATGTCTTCGGAGACCTCAGCGGTGGCTGTGAGAGCT ACTTGGTCAACCTGTCTTTGAATGACAATGATGGCTCCAGTGGGGCTTCAGACCAGGACACCCTGGCTCCTTTGCCTGGGGCCACTCCCTGGCCCCTGCTGCCCACCTTCTCCTACCAGTACCCAGCCCCGCACCCCTacagcccccagccccctccttaCCATGAGCTCTCCTCCTACACCTATGGTGGAGGCAGTGCCAGCAGCCAACACAGTGAGG GGAGCCGGAGCAGTGGGTCGACACGAAGCGATGGGGGGGCAGGGCGTGCAGGGAGGCCTGACGAGCGGGCCCCTGAGTCCAAGTCTGGCAGCGGCAGTGAGTCTGAGCCCTCCAGCCGGGGCAGCAGCCTTCGGCGGGGTGGGGAACCCGGAGGGACTGGTGATGGGGGCCCTCCCCCATCCAGGGGCTCATCAGCAGGTGCTCCCAATCTCCGAGCCCACCCAGGGCTCCATCCCTATGGACCACCCCCTGGCATGGCCCTGCCCTATAACCCCATGATGGTGGTCAtgatgcccccacccccacctcctgtaCCCCCAGCCGTGCAGCCTCCGGGGGCCCCTCCAGTTAGAGACCTGGGCTCCGTACCCCCAGAGTTGACAGCCAGTCGCCAAAGCTTCCACATGGCTATGGGGAACCCCAGTGAGTTCTTTGTAGATGTCATGTAG
- the DVL2 gene encoding segment polarity protein dishevelled homolog DVL-2 isoform X4, with protein MAGSGAGVGGVGETKVIYHLDEEETPYLVKIPVPAERITLGDFKSVLQRPAGAKYFFKSMDQDFGVVKEEISDDNARLPCFNGRVVSWLVSSDNPQPEMAPPPAHEPRAEQVPPPPPLPPLPPERTSGIGDSRPPSFHPNVSSSRENLDPETETESVVSLRRERPRRRDSSGGHRPSAPSRLERHLAGYESSSTLMTSELESTSLGDSDEDDTMSRFSSSTEQSSASRLLKRHRRRRKQRPPRLERTSSFSSVTDSTMSLNIITVTLNMEKYNFLGISIVGQSNERGDGGIYIGSIMKGGAVAADGRIEPGDMLLQVNDMNFENMSNDDAVRVLRDIVHKPGPIVLTVAKCWDPSPQAYFTLPRNEPIQPIDPAAWVSHSAALTGTFPAYPGSSSMSTITSGSSLPDGCEGRGLSIHTDMASVTKAMAAPESGLEVRDRMWLKITIPNAFLGSDVVDWLYHHVEGFPERREARKYASGLLKAGLIRHTVNKITFSEQCYYVFGDLSGGCESYLVNLSLNDNDGSSGASDQDTLAPLPGATPWPLLPTFSYQYPAPHPYSPQPPPYHELSSYTYGGGSASSQHSEGSRSSGSTRSDGGAGRAGRPDERAPESKSGSGSESEPSSRGSSLRRGGEPGGTGDGGPPPSRGSSAGAPNLRAHPGLHPYGPPPGMALPYNPMMVVMMPPPPPPVPPAVQPPGAPPVRDLGSVPPELTASRQSFHMAMGNPSEFFVDVM; from the exons ATGGCGGGCAGCGGTGCGGGGGTTGGTGGTGTCGGAGAGACGAAGGTGATTTACCATTTGGATGAGGAAGAGACTCCCTACCTGGTGAAGATCCCTGTCCCCGCCGAGCGCATCACCCTGGGCGATTTCAAGAGCGTTCTGCAGCGGCCCGCGGGCGCTAAGTACTTTTTCAAGTCTATGGATCAAGATTTCGG GGTggtgaaggaagaaatttcaGATGACAATGCCCGCCTTCCCTGCTTCAATGGAAGGGTGGTCTCCTGG CTAGTGTCATCAGATAACCCCCAACCAGAGATGGCTCCCCCACCAGCCCACGAGCCTCGGGCAGAACAGgtgcctccaccaccaccattaccCCCTTTGCCACCAGAGAGGACCAGCGGCATTGGTGACTCCAGGCCTCCATCCTTCCA CCCTAATGTATCCAGCAGCCGGGAAAATCTGGACCCTGAGACAGAGACGGAGTCAGTAGTGTCCCTGAGGCGCGAGCGACCTCGCCGGAGAGACAGCA GTGGGGGCCACAGGCCCAGCGCCCCCTCGAGGCTGGAGCGCCATCTGGCTGGATATGAGAGCTCCTCCACCCTAATGACCAGTGAGCTGGAGAGCACCAGCCTGGGGGACTCAGACGAGGATGACACCATGAGCCG GTTCAGCAGCTCCACGGAGCAGAGCAGCGCCTCCCGCCTCCTCAAACGCCATCGTCGGCGGAGGAAACAGCGGCCGCCCCGCCTGGAAAGG ACCTCGTCCTTCAGCAGCGTCACTGATTCCACAATGTCTCTCAACATCATCACGGTCACACTCAACATGG AGAAGTACAATTTCCTGGGCATCTCCATCGTGGGCCAGAGCAACGAGCGGGGTGACGGCGGCATCTACATTGGCTCCATCATGAAGGGTGGGGCTGTGGCGGCCGATGGGCGCATCGAGCCTGGGGACATGCTCTTGCAG GTGAACGACATGAACTTCGAGAACATGAGCAACGATGACGCAGTGCGGGTGCTGAGGGACATTGTGCACAAACCCGG TCCCATCGTGCTGACTGTGGCCAAGTGTTGGGATCCCTCTCCCCAGGCCTATTTCACTCTCCCCCGAA ACGAGCCCATCCAGCCCATTGACCCTGCCGCCTGGGTCTCCCATTCCGCCGCGCTGACGGGCACCTTCCCAGCCTACCCGGGCTCCTCGTCCATGAGCACCATCACGTCTGGATCTTCTCTGCCTGACG GCTGTGAGGGCAGGGGACTCTCTATCCATACCGACATGGCATCAGTGACCAAGGCCATGGCAGCTCCCGAGTCTGGCCTAGAAGTTCGAGACCGCATGTGGCTCAAAATCACCATCCCTAATGCCTTCCTAG GCTCGGATGTGGTTGACTGGCTCTACCACCACGTGGAGGGCTTCCCGGAGCGGCGGGAGGCCCGCAAGTACGCCAGCGGGCTGCTCAAAGCGGGGCTCATCCGGCACACCGTCAACAAGATCACCTTCTCGGAGCAGTGCTATTATGTCTTCGGAGACCTCAGCGGTGGCTGTGAGAGCT ACTTGGTCAACCTGTCTTTGAATGACAATGATGGCTCCAGTGGGGCTTCAGACCAGGACACCCTGGCTCCTTTGCCTGGGGCCACTCCCTGGCCCCTGCTGCCCACCTTCTCCTACCAGTACCCAGCCCCGCACCCCTacagcccccagccccctccttaCCATGAGCTCTCCTCCTACACCTATGGTGGAGGCAGTGCCAGCAGCCAACACAGTGAGG GGAGCCGGAGCAGTGGGTCGACACGAAGCGATGGGGGGGCAGGGCGTGCAGGGAGGCCTGACGAGCGGGCCCCTGAGTCCAAGTCTGGCAGCGGCAGTGAGTCTGAGCCCTCCAGCCGGGGCAGCAGCCTTCGGCGGGGTGGGGAACCCGGAGGGACTGGTGATGGGGGCCCTCCCCCATCCAGGGGCTCATCAGCAGGTGCTCCCAATCTCCGAGCCCACCCAGGGCTCCATCCCTATGGACCACCCCCTGGCATGGCCCTGCCCTATAACCCCATGATGGTGGTCAtgatgcccccacccccacctcctgtaCCCCCAGCCGTGCAGCCTCCGGGGGCCCCTCCAGTTAGAGACCTGGGCTCCGTACCCCCAGAGTTGACAGCCAGTCGCCAAAGCTTCCACATGGCTATGGGGAACCCCAGTGAGTTCTTTGTAGATGTCATGTAG
- the DVL2 gene encoding segment polarity protein dishevelled homolog DVL-2 isoform X5: protein MAGSGAGVGGVGETKVIYHLDEEETPYLVKIPVPAERITLGDFKSVLQRPAGAKYFFKSMDQDFGVVKEEISDDNARLPCFNGRVVSWLVSSDNPQPEMAPPPAHEPRAEQVPPPPPLPPLPPERTSGIGDSRPPSFHRENLDPETETESVVSLRRERPRRRDSSEHSGGGHRPSAPSRLERHLAGYESSSTLMTSELESTSLGDSDEDDTMSRFSSSTEQSSASRLLKRHRRRRKQRPPRLERTSSFSSVTDSTMSLNIITVTLNMEKYNFLGISIVGQSNERGDGGIYIGSIMKGGAVAADGRIEPGDMLLQVNDMNFENMSNDDAVRVLRDIVHKPGPIVLTVAKCWDPSPQAYFTLPRNEPIQPIDPAAWVSHSAALTGTFPAYPGSSSMSTITSGSSLPDGCEGRGLSIHTDMASVTKAMAAPESGLEVRDRMWLKITIPNAFLGSDVVDWLYHHVEGFPERREARKYASGLLKAGLIRHTVNKITFSEQCYYVFGDLSGGCESYLVNLSLNDNDGSSGASDQDTLAPLPGATPWPLLPTFSYQYPAPHPYSPQPPPYHELSSYTYGGGSASSQHSEGSRSSGSTRSDGGAGRAGRPDERAPESKSGSGSESEPSSRGSSLRRGGEPGGTGDGGPPPSRGSSAGAPNLRAHPGLHPYGPPPGMALPYNPMMVVMMPPPPPPVPPAVQPPGAPPVRDLGSVPPELTASRQSFHMAMGNPSEFFVDVM, encoded by the exons ATGGCGGGCAGCGGTGCGGGGGTTGGTGGTGTCGGAGAGACGAAGGTGATTTACCATTTGGATGAGGAAGAGACTCCCTACCTGGTGAAGATCCCTGTCCCCGCCGAGCGCATCACCCTGGGCGATTTCAAGAGCGTTCTGCAGCGGCCCGCGGGCGCTAAGTACTTTTTCAAGTCTATGGATCAAGATTTCGG GGTggtgaaggaagaaatttcaGATGACAATGCCCGCCTTCCCTGCTTCAATGGAAGGGTGGTCTCCTGG CTAGTGTCATCAGATAACCCCCAACCAGAGATGGCTCCCCCACCAGCCCACGAGCCTCGGGCAGAACAGgtgcctccaccaccaccattaccCCCTTTGCCACCAGAGAGGACCAGCGGCATTGGTGACTCCAGGCCTCCATCCTTCCA CCGGGAAAATCTGGACCCTGAGACAGAGACGGAGTCAGTAGTGTCCCTGAGGCGCGAGCGACCTCGCCGGAGAGACAGCAGTGAGCACAGCG GTGGGGGCCACAGGCCCAGCGCCCCCTCGAGGCTGGAGCGCCATCTGGCTGGATATGAGAGCTCCTCCACCCTAATGACCAGTGAGCTGGAGAGCACCAGCCTGGGGGACTCAGACGAGGATGACACCATGAGCCG GTTCAGCAGCTCCACGGAGCAGAGCAGCGCCTCCCGCCTCCTCAAACGCCATCGTCGGCGGAGGAAACAGCGGCCGCCCCGCCTGGAAAGG ACCTCGTCCTTCAGCAGCGTCACTGATTCCACAATGTCTCTCAACATCATCACGGTCACACTCAACATGG AGAAGTACAATTTCCTGGGCATCTCCATCGTGGGCCAGAGCAACGAGCGGGGTGACGGCGGCATCTACATTGGCTCCATCATGAAGGGTGGGGCTGTGGCGGCCGATGGGCGCATCGAGCCTGGGGACATGCTCTTGCAG GTGAACGACATGAACTTCGAGAACATGAGCAACGATGACGCAGTGCGGGTGCTGAGGGACATTGTGCACAAACCCGG TCCCATCGTGCTGACTGTGGCCAAGTGTTGGGATCCCTCTCCCCAGGCCTATTTCACTCTCCCCCGAA ACGAGCCCATCCAGCCCATTGACCCTGCCGCCTGGGTCTCCCATTCCGCCGCGCTGACGGGCACCTTCCCAGCCTACCCGGGCTCCTCGTCCATGAGCACCATCACGTCTGGATCTTCTCTGCCTGACG GCTGTGAGGGCAGGGGACTCTCTATCCATACCGACATGGCATCAGTGACCAAGGCCATGGCAGCTCCCGAGTCTGGCCTAGAAGTTCGAGACCGCATGTGGCTCAAAATCACCATCCCTAATGCCTTCCTAG GCTCGGATGTGGTTGACTGGCTCTACCACCACGTGGAGGGCTTCCCGGAGCGGCGGGAGGCCCGCAAGTACGCCAGCGGGCTGCTCAAAGCGGGGCTCATCCGGCACACCGTCAACAAGATCACCTTCTCGGAGCAGTGCTATTATGTCTTCGGAGACCTCAGCGGTGGCTGTGAGAGCT ACTTGGTCAACCTGTCTTTGAATGACAATGATGGCTCCAGTGGGGCTTCAGACCAGGACACCCTGGCTCCTTTGCCTGGGGCCACTCCCTGGCCCCTGCTGCCCACCTTCTCCTACCAGTACCCAGCCCCGCACCCCTacagcccccagccccctccttaCCATGAGCTCTCCTCCTACACCTATGGTGGAGGCAGTGCCAGCAGCCAACACAGTGAGG GGAGCCGGAGCAGTGGGTCGACACGAAGCGATGGGGGGGCAGGGCGTGCAGGGAGGCCTGACGAGCGGGCCCCTGAGTCCAAGTCTGGCAGCGGCAGTGAGTCTGAGCCCTCCAGCCGGGGCAGCAGCCTTCGGCGGGGTGGGGAACCCGGAGGGACTGGTGATGGGGGCCCTCCCCCATCCAGGGGCTCATCAGCAGGTGCTCCCAATCTCCGAGCCCACCCAGGGCTCCATCCCTATGGACCACCCCCTGGCATGGCCCTGCCCTATAACCCCATGATGGTGGTCAtgatgcccccacccccacctcctgtaCCCCCAGCCGTGCAGCCTCCGGGGGCCCCTCCAGTTAGAGACCTGGGCTCCGTACCCCCAGAGTTGACAGCCAGTCGCCAAAGCTTCCACATGGCTATGGGGAACCCCAGTGAGTTCTTTGTAGATGTCATGTAG
- the DVL2 gene encoding segment polarity protein dishevelled homolog DVL-2 isoform X6, whose amino-acid sequence MAGSGAGVGGVGETKVIYHLDEEETPYLVKIPVPAERITLGDFKSVLQRPAGAKYFFKSMDQDFGVVKEEISDDNARLPCFNGRVVSWLVSSDNPQPEMAPPPAHEPRAEQVPPPPPLPPLPPERTSGIGDSRPPSFQNHLCPSSPNVSSSRENLDPETETESVVSLRRERPRRRDSSEHSGGGHRPSAPSRLERHLAGYESSSTLMTSELESTSLGDSDEDDTMSRFSSSTEQSSASRLLKRHRRRRKQRPPRLERTSSFSSVTDSTMSLNIITVTLNMEKYNFLGISIVGQSNERGDGGIYIGSIMKGGAVAADGRIEPGDMLLQVNDMNFENMSNDDAVRVLRDIVHKPGPIVLTVAKCWDPSPQAYFTLPRNEPIQPIDPAAWVSHSAALTGTFPAYPGSSSMSTITSGSSLPDGCEGRGLSIHTDMASVTKAMAAPESGLEVRDRMWLKITIPNAFLGSDVVDWLYHHVEGFPERREARKYASGLLKAGLIRHTVNKITFSEQCYYVFGDLSGGCESYLVNLSLNDNDGSSGASDQDTLAPLPGATPWPLLPTFSYQYPAPHPYSPQPPPYHELSSYTYGGGSASSQHSEGSRSSGSTRSDGGAGRAGRPDERAPESKSGSGNISSFI is encoded by the exons ATGGCGGGCAGCGGTGCGGGGGTTGGTGGTGTCGGAGAGACGAAGGTGATTTACCATTTGGATGAGGAAGAGACTCCCTACCTGGTGAAGATCCCTGTCCCCGCCGAGCGCATCACCCTGGGCGATTTCAAGAGCGTTCTGCAGCGGCCCGCGGGCGCTAAGTACTTTTTCAAGTCTATGGATCAAGATTTCGG GGTggtgaaggaagaaatttcaGATGACAATGCCCGCCTTCCCTGCTTCAATGGAAGGGTGGTCTCCTGG CTAGTGTCATCAGATAACCCCCAACCAGAGATGGCTCCCCCACCAGCCCACGAGCCTCGGGCAGAACAGgtgcctccaccaccaccattaccCCCTTTGCCACCAGAGAGGACCAGCGGCATTGGTGACTCCAGGCCTCCATCCTTCCA AAACCATCTTTGCCCCTCTAGCCCTAATGTATCCAGCAGCCGGGAAAATCTGGACCCTGAGACAGAGACGGAGTCAGTAGTGTCCCTGAGGCGCGAGCGACCTCGCCGGAGAGACAGCAGTGAGCACAGCG GTGGGGGCCACAGGCCCAGCGCCCCCTCGAGGCTGGAGCGCCATCTGGCTGGATATGAGAGCTCCTCCACCCTAATGACCAGTGAGCTGGAGAGCACCAGCCTGGGGGACTCAGACGAGGATGACACCATGAGCCG GTTCAGCAGCTCCACGGAGCAGAGCAGCGCCTCCCGCCTCCTCAAACGCCATCGTCGGCGGAGGAAACAGCGGCCGCCCCGCCTGGAAAGG ACCTCGTCCTTCAGCAGCGTCACTGATTCCACAATGTCTCTCAACATCATCACGGTCACACTCAACATGG AGAAGTACAATTTCCTGGGCATCTCCATCGTGGGCCAGAGCAACGAGCGGGGTGACGGCGGCATCTACATTGGCTCCATCATGAAGGGTGGGGCTGTGGCGGCCGATGGGCGCATCGAGCCTGGGGACATGCTCTTGCAG GTGAACGACATGAACTTCGAGAACATGAGCAACGATGACGCAGTGCGGGTGCTGAGGGACATTGTGCACAAACCCGG TCCCATCGTGCTGACTGTGGCCAAGTGTTGGGATCCCTCTCCCCAGGCCTATTTCACTCTCCCCCGAA ACGAGCCCATCCAGCCCATTGACCCTGCCGCCTGGGTCTCCCATTCCGCCGCGCTGACGGGCACCTTCCCAGCCTACCCGGGCTCCTCGTCCATGAGCACCATCACGTCTGGATCTTCTCTGCCTGACG GCTGTGAGGGCAGGGGACTCTCTATCCATACCGACATGGCATCAGTGACCAAGGCCATGGCAGCTCCCGAGTCTGGCCTAGAAGTTCGAGACCGCATGTGGCTCAAAATCACCATCCCTAATGCCTTCCTAG GCTCGGATGTGGTTGACTGGCTCTACCACCACGTGGAGGGCTTCCCGGAGCGGCGGGAGGCCCGCAAGTACGCCAGCGGGCTGCTCAAAGCGGGGCTCATCCGGCACACCGTCAACAAGATCACCTTCTCGGAGCAGTGCTATTATGTCTTCGGAGACCTCAGCGGTGGCTGTGAGAGCT ACTTGGTCAACCTGTCTTTGAATGACAATGATGGCTCCAGTGGGGCTTCAGACCAGGACACCCTGGCTCCTTTGCCTGGGGCCACTCCCTGGCCCCTGCTGCCCACCTTCTCCTACCAGTACCCAGCCCCGCACCCCTacagcccccagccccctccttaCCATGAGCTCTCCTCCTACACCTATGGTGGAGGCAGTGCCAGCAGCCAACACAGTGAGG GGAGCCGGAGCAGTGGGTCGACACGAAGCGATGGGGGGGCAGGGCGTGCAGGGAGGCCTGACGAGCGGGCCCCTGAGTCCAAGTCTGGCAGCGGCA atatttcctcttttatatga